GCCAGAGTGCGCTTCATCTCATCCAAATGTCTCTGGGACTCTGCTGGATTGAGTTCTACAAAGATGACCTTACAAAGGAGACTAAATCATTAGCAACATTTCAATGAACAGATACCTGAATCCAAGTTGGTAGATAATTACCTGATCAAAATACTCGTCTGACCCAGGCATATCCTTGCTGCTCGGCAAAACATAATTCACTGCCAAAACATTATTCAGGAGAACATGAAGTAATAAATTATGAGGGAAAGAACCAAGAACTGATGGAAACAAAGTGGAGTAATATAACTAGATAACGACAAGAATAAGAGGTCTTCGTAGGAAAATACCTAACATTTCCTTTACTGCGTCGGCTGGTACCTCCTTTCCCATTTCTTTGACTCTTTTAGCAGCACGAAATTTCAGCTCTTCGGGCCTTGGAAATACCACTACAGCAACCTGGGGAAAAACACAAGTCATTgatgaagattaaaaaatatataaagcatcctcccattaaaaaaatctgGCACAAACATATCAATTGGTAGTTACCTTCTGAAAGAAGGCAAATGGCTTCAGTTTACGTTTACGTGCATTCTTGTAAACATTTGTCTGATCAATTATGTAGTTGCGAGGTGTTTTGGCAGCACGAGATAAAAGGGTATTAAAAATCCCAGTTGCTTTGTCCATTAGACGATCAAATCGTTCACTATAATTGTGCTTGCGCATTAATCCCGGCACCTGTATGAAGATTCAGCTCCATCAAGCAAGaagatatgaaaatattgagCAGAAAGATGAACAGAAGTGCTAGAATATCTATTCAGAGCCATTGATACCGcaagaaccaaaaaaataaaaacaaaaaacaggaCATAAACCTTCATTTGATCTAGAATTAGGTTTGTCCCAAGCAAAATGTATCGCTTCTCAGGGTGCTCCTTTATCCATTTTTCTGCCCATGTAGTCTTTCCAGAGGCAGGTAAACcaaccatcatcatcacttcACAATCATCTGGCTTAGAAGAAGTGGGGCCCATCACTGCATTTCCATCTTCGAGAGCAGAAGCCCAAGGCTTAAAATCATTTTCAGGAACAAGTCCCTCTTCAACACTGAACTGCAACTGgaccacaacatttttcaataagACATGGGGAAAGAGAGCTGATTCCCATTGTAACTTTCTTGTCGGAGAGTCCAGCACTCCAAGACCCTTTGAACCAGCATCAAATTGCTTTGCAGTACCCAGCCATTTACCATTCTTGGAGAAACCAATGAAAGCCAACGGTTTATTTTCAAGATCAACTGCACAGACGATTGAATCTCCAATCCCAAACTTTTCACCATAATCTAAAAACTCACCTGCACTTGAAATTTTTCCCGTGCCCCCAAACCCAAAGCTGTGTTCAGTTTCCCCTAGGTTCCCCACATTATCATCCCCTCTAGAAATTCCTACACGGCAAACATGCTGCACAGTGTCCTCAATATCAACTGGCTGCATTGCAATAATTTTGCAACCAAAACAGTATTTCCCACGAGTTATTCCAACATTACCACGAGCACCAGACCAGCAATAAGCAAACCCCTGCTCATGGAGTGCAGATCCTTGAAGACCATTGCCTAAAATATTGAAATCTGGAGACAGGGTAACAATTCAAATCAGCTATCAGACAATACTGGAATGTGTTTATTTTGGGTTAGGTCTATCCATGCAAAAACATGCATCTACAAAcacagaaacaaaagaaaaggccATCTCTGAGTTTGCGCAGATGGTATACATTCCTCATTTGGAAGAAAAGGTTATAAATTAACAAGCTCCACCAATCCTTTGCATTCTTAGGTGTCAGAAAACAAGATTTCCTTATTTGTAATCAAAGGTTCGAAAACACAATCCTGTCCTAAAAGCAATTTATCAATTTACCTATTCAGGTGAGCCGGTTTAGCATTTATGTAATTAAAGGTTCAAAAACACATTCCTGTTCTAAAACATTGGGAGAACGACTAGATTGAGTTCAACCATCGTTATATTGCAATCTATAAGCATTTCAAGTTTCCCATAAACTTTTCAACAAGGGAATTTAAATAACTGTAATTCCATCCATTCCTGATGAGTAATTCTGAACCATTTACACCCCATCCCAATTAGTAGCTGGGAGATTTATTACAAGAAACCTCGTTTAATCCAAATTCTTTCTGTTTCCgtaaattgaaaaaatccaaCTCAACCAAGTGAATCAACTTGGATAATGTTGGTGGGGGCTATGGtgtttatttttggcatgatgtttggtgtggtgcAAGGGCTCTTCAGCGTGTTTTCCCACTCTCTGCCAGATTGCAAGTGAAAAAGAGGctttggaagagtatttggacaTGTAAGGTACCTCCCAAGATTGCTTTCGTTGCTTGGATTGCGTCTCTTGGGAAAATCCTCACCATTGAAAATTTGAGGAAATGGGGTCTCATCATTATAGATTGGTATTTCTTGTGTGAGAAAAACAGGGAATTTGTGGATCAGCTACTTTTatattgtgaggtggctaggatTTTTTGGGGTGCCATCTTTAACCAGACTAGTGTGGCATGGGTAATGCCGGGAAGAGTAGTGGATATTTTTAAGTGTTGGACAGGTCTTAGGGATAATGTCCACATTGCCGCTGTGTGGAAAATGAACCCTCATTGTATTAGGTCTTTTTTTGTGGATGGAGAGAAATGATAGGTGCTTTCAAGACCGGATGCGCTCCTTGGATGAGTTGAAGAGATTCTTTTTCAACACACTATTTTCCTGGGCTTCAGTCATTCTTTGTAATGGGGACAGCTTTCATAATTTGCTTGTATCCATCCCTAGTGCTTAGTGGTTATTAGGTGTATTCTATATATACTGTGTGCTTGGGCTGCCTTTTATTAtcataaagttttacttttactataaaaaaatcaccCTGGATAATTTCATCTGAGAGGAAGGTACATATTCATCAGAAACgattcaaaaatttcaattttcccaTCATTTCTTCAGCAactaatttgttaaaaaaaattaaaagaatcatCATAAGATTTCTAAAATATATCAAACAGACTGGAAGCCTCTGAATCTGAGTACGATTTTTAATACCCACTACGCACGAATTTACATGAATACGCGCGTACAGTGTCCCAGTTACGAATTAAAAAGGAATTCCTTTATAATTCTTTGCAAGAAAAGGAAGATTATATATGAGTATACCGATCGACCAAGAACAGTTACAATAATAGAATGAAGTGGCAAGGTGAAGGaaaaatacctaagttgcagtCAGCAGGGTTGAGCACCACGCGCTGTGTGAGCTTTGATTCCGAAGACTCTGTTATGTCTTCAATTTTCGCCTTCTTCGCCTCCTGTCCATCTTCTAAGGGAAGTCCGCGTTTCTTCGTCGACGCCATGGGAACGATCGGAGAGCTAGGGAGACAGAGACACAGAGAGCGCGAAATGGACGACAAGACTGGGGTGATGTTGGGGAGCATATTGATGGCCTCATGGGGGAATAAAGGGGCAACCGTTGGATCAATTTCTGAGAAACCGACTCAAGGATATGGGCTTGTTGGGTCGCTTCGGTTAAAAGATTGGAAACACACTTTAGGCCCAGTTATGGTCTGCAAGAAAATGAGTTTCTGGACTAGCGTGGGCCAACCTCAACCTGAATCAACATGCTTCCTTATAAAAACCCAAATATTAATAGGTTGACGGCAACATTATAAGTACTTTTTcagggtttttatttttgagaaaaaagctATTTTCATCTCctcaacatttttattttattttattttataaatcctCTGAACCGGATGCTAAGAAGATTTTCTCTAAGTgtaattttactcatcatcttaattttcatcatcctataatatgatattagatgattagagattatttattatatttcacttgtgaacctatcatctaatgtcacatcataaaataataaaataattatgagaaaatagatgatgaatacattttttctttccgtAATCCTAATCTTCACAATTCAAAAAAAGACTTCCGATAAAATTAGGCCATGCttcatttagaagaaaaaagaaaaaattataaatttataattattctagAGTATTTTACAAatctatattaaataaatagttgttaggtaaaattaaaattaatcttaatgTAGTAGTACAATTGTattaattgattataaaatgagtaataaattaattgtaaaaaaaaatgctcaacCCTATAATCTATCTCCAAACAAACTCATTCCCTAATATTTCCTTACAAGTATACATGAGAGTATTAGCATTGGTCTAGGTAATTTTTGGTTAAAGATGCCACTTTTTTTGCATGTTAGTTAATCTATTCAAGATTCAACAgccattggattagtcatcattctctccataataataaaatattattgttatttatttatttatttaaatatattttttaatgcatatattgaattcatcaaattatatGAAGCAAACAATgtcaaaaagaaggaaataatataaataaatggatGACTAAgttattgtaaataaataaatttgttgaaGTACTGTAGCTCATAACCAAAATTAGATTATTATGTCTAATCCAAtacgagtaattctacatacaattgtgaagtgcgtaaacaccacgtaattattttgaaaaagagtgggtctattattaaaaattagtttttttataagtgtcatgttttatttatttttttcaaaacgattacatgTTGATTGCACAATTCTCacatttgtaaatatattttttcatccaatataaaattttttgagaaattgtatTTGCAGTCGTAGAATGCGCAAGTGCTGcttaatcaatttgaaaaaaaaaatgagtattacccaaatgaaaaaattaattttttaataatagattctatttttttaaaaaacaattatgcgatatttacacactctataactgtacgtaacattactcaaaattcTTACATCTGATTAGCTAAATTTTACTTAGCACTAGCATTGCCCGTGCATGGTTAGGTTAAGTTAAGTTATCATGAGGTAAATTTTGGATGTATTGAGTTAGCCATTACAAAGCCATTTTGGCCATTAGCTTCACTTCATCAACATCTCTGGATAAAGGTGTTACACAaccatctcattttctctcgTCTTTGTCTCCTGAGTACTCGAACGTAACTTCTCtcccattttcttaaaaattatgaaaataaaaatataaaaatatttaaaaataaaataaaaaataagcataaaaagtagataaa
This genomic interval from Juglans regia cultivar Chandler chromosome 3, Walnut 2.0, whole genome shotgun sequence contains the following:
- the LOC109020680 gene encoding heterogeneous nuclear ribonucleoprotein U-like protein 1, which translates into the protein MLPNITPVLSSISRSLCLCLPSSPIVPMASTKKRGLPLEDGQEAKKAKIEDITESSESKLTQRVVLNPADCNLDFNILGNGLQGSALHEQGFAYCWSGARGNVGITRGKYCFGCKIIAMQPVDIEDTVQHVCRVGISRGDDNVGNLGETEHSFGFGGTGKISSAGEFLDYGEKFGIGDSIVCAVDLENKPLAFIGFSKNGKWLGTAKQFDAGSKGLGVLDSPTRKLQWESALFPHVLLKNVVVQLQFSVEEGLVPENDFKPWASALEDGNAVMGPTSSKPDDCEVMMMVGLPASGKTTWAEKWIKEHPEKRYILLGTNLILDQMKVPGLMRKHNYSERFDRLMDKATGIFNTLLSRAAKTPRNYIIDQTNVYKNARKRKLKPFAFFQKVAVVVFPRPEELKFRAAKRVKEMGKEVPADAVKEMLVNYVLPSSKDMPGSDEYFDQVIFVELNPAESQRHLDEMKRTLASATNLNSNNSSPYHRESSVKSVTGFSPQDQVALAVSGRHWHNSPFHASNSQGPNQVNTAYQQGGPHASRGSNVPAYRGNQYPAVVRVAAAPGNWSYESSLPRDDAGCSGSYGGIPSCGTAPYPYRSSMIEPFPVGSASTMPLSYSTLGEHFNDNGGPGASLQATRTLGYGMGGPYSRSNIEANNNIPGADAYPYRSSMIEPSPVGSASTMPYSYSGHGGHYNDIGGPGADLQAPRAPTFVPRPLPTALGSAYGTPSPRAPYGNIPNELRYSEGCAPPRPRYY